A genome region from Pyrenophora tritici-repentis strain M4 chromosome 9, whole genome shotgun sequence includes the following:
- a CDS encoding MscS, Small-conductance mechanosensitive channel — translation MDNQTNNIPLQTVVSHTPTQGSPIDQNEKMEKSHMFSRGRRKLAVVDSRTGAPLPPRDNEEKTALNRMGRIYNKILNWSIVTRYMIYVAPVALLLAIPIILSQTGTITGSIGDTNQKMFWIWIEIIWLSFWTMKIVAHFLPRIFEFLIGVVSPGVKKYALLLQAVEKPLSFVLWMIVNQATFPALVRPIPERTGPKTPTWLNTMQSVLLALLVCTIIILAERVLIQLISISYHRKQFDDKIKESKRNIYLLGVLYDTSRALFPAYCNEFSEEDYIIQDTILDLGFGSKKGTAKHGRSGSRTPMRLIQEVGRDAGRIGDKITSVFGTIASEITGKKVFDPNSAHSVVITALERNKSAEALAKRIWMSFVVEGRNELYLEDLVEVMGPGRQEEAEECFAAIDRDGNGDISLEEMIITVTDYARQRKSINSSMHDVDQAINALDGLIMTIAVIVCIFVFVAFLAPEFRATLATSATALLSLSFVFATTAQEVLGSCIFLFVKHPYDIGDRIDIALDSLTVEHIALLYTVFKRVTNGKTVQIPNIVLNSLWVENVTRSKAMREQVSVFCDFGTSFEDVNLLKQEMLAFVRDPINSREFHPDIDIEVFSIAEMNKLELHVEIRHKSNWSNESLRASRRSKFMCALVLALRKVPINGPAGGDAILGSQDKPTWSVAVPPADALAAYQSYQEKTDASRLNPLNKSNQDNTGKSTGTDYLGIGEDNAISALNNRKPGLDTIRDDTWDARGDDRSTIGRPSTDQRPDLDEVRGLLRKASSVGKRKGGSTLSPFGSRISVDTPRQNPPPPLPLHVVPSSSNAYASPPLQPPRSTAPGSPNSISTGQVEEYSYQTMVPPPRSRSRPRATEAEEDEGERHWGQPNNNPYKRE, via the exons ATGGACAACCAGACGAACAACATACCCCTCCAGACTGTCGTCAGTCACACGCCCACGCAGGGCTCACCCATAGACCAGAATGAGAAGATGGAAAAGTCACACATGTTCTCGAGGGGCCGCAGGAAGCTGGCTGTTGTAGACTCCAGGACGGGCGCGCCGCTACCTCCCCGCGACAACGAAGAAAAGACGGCCCTCAACCGCATGGGCAGGATCTACAACAAGATCCTGAACTGGAGCATTGTCACGCGCTACATGATCTACGTTGCTCCTGTTGCGCTTCTGCTGGCTATTCCCATCATTCTCTCCCAGACTGGCACCATCACTGGCTCGATTGGCGATACAAACCAGAAGATGTTCTGGATCTGGATCGAGATCATCTGGCTTAGTTTCTGGACCATGAAGATTGTGGCACACTTCCTCCCCAGGATTTTCGAGTTTCTCATTGGTGTCGTCAGCCCTGGTGTCAAAAAGTACGCTCTTCTGCTGCAAGCCGTAGAGAAGCCGCTTTCTTTTGTGCTCTGGATGATTGTCAACCAAGCTACCTTCCCTGCT CTTGTCAGACCTATCCCCGAAAGAACTGGTCCGAAAACCCCAACATGGCTCAACACAATGCAGTCTGTCCTGCTCGCTCTCCTCGTCTGCACAATCATCATCCTCGCCGAACGCGTCCTGATCCAGCTCATCAGTATCAGCTATCACCGCAAGCAGTTTGACGACAAGATTAAAGAGTCAAAGCGCAACATCTACCTACTGGGTGTCCTTTACGACACTTCACGAGCCCTATTCCCCGCCTACTGCAACGAATTCTCCGAAGAAGACTACATCATCCAGGATACAATTCTCGATCTCGGTTTTGGTAGCAAAAAGGGAACGGCAAAGCATGGTCGCTCAGGCAGCCGTACCCCTATGCGTCTCATCCAGGAGGTTGGTCGAGATGCTGGTCGTATCGGTGATAAGATCACGTCCGTTTTTGGCACCATTGCTTCCGAAATCACCGGCAAGAAAGTCTTCGACCCCAACTCCGCCCATTCCGTCGTCATCACTGCCTTGGAGAGGAACAAGAGTGCTGAGGCTCTTGCCAAGCGTATCTGGATGTCCTTCGTTGTAGAAGGCCGGAATGAGCTTTACCTAGAAGATCTTGTTGAAGTCATGGGTCCCGGCCGCCAAGAAGAAGCCGAAGAATGCTTTGCTGCCATTGATCGAGACGGAAACGGCGACATCAGTCTGGAGGAGATGATTATCACTGTGACTGATTACGCCAGACAGCGCAAGTCGATCAACTCTAGTATGCATGATGTGGACCAAGCTATCAACGCTCTGGACGGCCTTATCATGACCATTGCTGTCATCGTCTGCATCTTCGTCTTCGTTGCTTTCCTTGCTCCCGAGTTCCGCGCCACCTTGGCTACGTCCGCTACCGCTCTCCTATCGCTCTCCTTTGTGTTCGCGACGACCGCACAAGAAGTCCTCGGTTCTTGCATTTTCCTTTTCGTCAAGCATCCATACGATATCGGCGATCGCATCGACATCGCCTTGGATTCGCTTACTGTCGAACACATTGCTCTTCTCTACACTGTTTTCAAGCGTGTTACCAACGGCAAAACAGTACAGATTCCCAACATTGTACTCAACTCTCTCTGGGTAGAGAACGTCACACGAAGCAAAGCTATGCGTGAGCAAGTATCCGTCTTCTGCGATTTTGGAACGTCCTTCGAGGACGTCAACCTGCTCAAGCAGGAGATGCTCGCCTTCGTCCGCGATCCTATCAACAGCCGTGAATTCCATCCTGACATCGACATCGAGGTGTTCAGTATTGCAGAGATGAACAAGCTGGAACTCCACGTTGAGATTAGACACAAGAGCAACTGGTCCAACGAATCTCTCCGCGCGTCTCGACGATCCAAGTTCATGTGTGCGCTCGTTCTTGCATTGCGCAAGGTCCCGATCAACGGTCCCGCCGGTGGAGATGCTATTCTGGGTTCGCAAGATAAGCCTACTTGGTCGGTTGCGGTCCCGCCGGCTGATGCCCTTGCTGCGTACCAGAGCTACCAGGAGAAGACTGACGCCAGTCGTCTGAACCCGCTCAACAAGTCTAACCAAGATAATACCGGCAAGTCTACCGGCACCGACTACCTCGGTATTGGCGAAGACAACGCTATTAGCGCACTCAACAACCGCAAGCCAGGCTTGGACACGATTCGTGACGACACGTGGGATGCGCGTGGCGATGATCGCAGCACCATTGGCAGACCCAGCACAGATCAAAGGCCAGACCTCGACGAAGTGCGTGGTTTGTTGCGCAAGGCCAGTTCTGTCGGAAAGCGAAAGGGTGGCTCCACGTTATCGCCTTTTGGCTCCCGCATTTCGGTCGATACTCCTCGCCAGAACCCGCCGCCACCTCTCCCACTTCACGTAGTACCGTCCAGTAGCAATGCATACGCTTCACCGCCTCTGCAACCACCCCGCAGCACCGCACCCGGATCTCCCAATTCCATATCCACCGGTCAAGTCGAAGAGTACTCGTACCAGACCATGGTCCCACCTCCTCGATCACGCAGCCGCCCCCGAGCAACAGAGGCAGAAGAGGACGAGGGCGAGAGACATTGGGGTCAACCGAACAACAACCCCTACAAGCGAGAGTAG
- a CDS encoding MMT1, Co-Zn-Cd cation transporter gives MAFSSNALLSPMSATFPSKQYATLGPSDSVSQRASPASLYTPASATFPYTPASATSGTMDSEATSMSASQNPNPFNFQTVAYQPGGLQAKTNDIGRRRGHKYKHSSVSHQIFLEPAPRAPLQLPASLPIPTFKEYRSSMSKDQKLRLAWCFCHLVVAGLVQWGAHESLALTVLSRLIFYDALGAFLCVAVDVGANFEVWKRSSIRHPFGFERLEVIAGLGMSVGLLFMGLDLISHGLTHALENTGGHQAHHGTAHERVSPGSIDVAALSGIISTLVSAFLLKNHARIGKVMRLSAIANLPSVLSNPSHFLTLSCSAVLLVLPLLSIQMYVWLDRTLSFSVAFAMVALGWIQGWTLGKMLLMSYSGPGVADVMYDLETDPAVRTVEEAKFWQVHYGLCQANLKLRVRNLDEIGRLRDRVGSMVRNRLGGGYGSGGQKWEVSTQITLERD, from the exons ATGGCCTTCAGCTCCAACGCACTTCTCTCGCCTATGTCTGCGACGTTTCCCTCGAAGCAGTATGCGACACTGGGTCCTAGCGACTCCGTCTCCCAGAGAGCCTCGCCGGCCTCGCTATATACACCGGCGAGCGCCACCTTTCCCTATACTCCAGCGAGCGCAACCAGCGGCACCATGGACAGCGAAGCCACCTCGATGAGCGCCTCACAGAACCCCAACCCTTTCAACTTCCAGACGGTCGCCTACCAGCCCGGGGGACTACAGGCCAAAACCAAC GATATCGGACGACGACGGGGACACAAGTACAAGCACAGTAGTGTGTCACATCAGATCTTCCTAGAACCCGCACCGCGCGCGCCGTTGCAGCTCCCCGCCTCGCTGCCCATCCCCACATTCAAAGAGTACCGCTCGTCCATGTCAAAGGACCAAAAGCTACGCTTAGCATGGTGCTTCTGCCACTTGGTAGTAGCGGGGCTTGTGCAATGGGGCGCGCACGAGTCATTGGCTCTTACCGTGCTGTCCCGGCTCATCTTCTACGACGCTCTCGGGGCTTTTCTGTGCGTCGCGGTAGACGTCGGGGCCAACTTTGAAGTGTGGAAGCGGTCGAGCATACGTCATCCCTTTGGCTTCGAGCGTCTAGAGGTCATTGCCGGACTGGGCATGTCTGTTGGACTGTTGTTCATGGGGCTGGATCTCATATCTCACGGCTTGACGCATGCACTCGAAAACACAGGCGGACACCAGGCACATCACGGGACGGCCCACGAAAGGGTCTCGCCCGGAAGCATTGACGTGGCTGCGCTGAGTGGAATTATCTCGACGCTGGTCTCTGCTTTTTTGCTCAAGAACCACGCGCGCATAGGAAAGGTGATGAGGTTGAGTGCCATCGCCAACCTGCCGTCGGTGCTGAGCAACCCGTCGCACTTTCTTACGCTGTCTTGCTCAGCAGTTCTCCTTGTCTTGCCATTGTTGAGCATTCAGATGTACGTGTGGCTAGACCGGACACTTTCTTTTTCGGTTGCATTTGCAATGGTTGCACTAGGGTGGATTCAGGGATGGACATTGGGCAAGATGCTGCTCATGTCTTATTCGGGACCGGGCGTGGCGGATGTCATGTACGACCTGGAGACGGACCCAGCAGTGCGAACGGTAGAGGAGGCGAAATTTTGGCAGGTGCACTATGGACTGTGCCAGGCAAACCTAAAGCTACGAGTACGGAATCTGGACGAGATTGGGCGCCTGCGGGACCGCGTCGGCAGCATGGTGCGCAATCGCTTGGGCGGCGGATACGGCAGCGGAGGGCAGAAATGGGAAGTGTCGACCCAAATTACGCTGGAGAGGGATTGA
- a CDS encoding IBR domain containing protein: MSEAAAHDTATAATIWTTGSGDIATPAADTRNADTTMSPRPPHENDGSADGQKRHGGRQTWTLMSCPVKEKSRSSKEKEVRRDSSKRTKKRDIVADDRDDFVYGKSKSRGRVAEEVPVRRPSTRKRSEEGGSSSRTAYTPLSGSGSASVRRVEIPPVTRTTSIRETREARETREPRESSKAHASARPSVRRTGTIKSPAQPPPPLTRTQSVKEAARRSTGGILSSFFKPSISRAPSAGTHKEERRVDCLVCMNDDLPLNKTVKLACGHRMCYSCLKRQFSLSVKDPAHMPPRCCTSEHIPLKYADRLFDDKFKTLWNKKFQEYTTANRLYCPSKGCGQWVKPSKIKMDPTYGRNKFHTKRECPKDEETNRVVEMAKEQGWQRCYSCKAVVELKEGCNHMTCRCTAQFCMVCAAPWKTCSCPWFNYEHIPDDDRLNDMRVPQPRYPDIEVIEIAEEPPLARRPSTRARERVERDREFDRGERVMSAHLRDSLHVRNPTPAISESRRTEPDIRLYALGNAGGHHMNDSYAIRSMPTSAARTAARISTPRTSTPRTSTPRASFFSSSSSRRVTAPVAAPVPMRSAPVAAPVPMRSAPSPVVTSSTMAGLSKDGRKVGANRVGTWLSHVQIDPEATTTAARDVEVDDWRCDGTMIGID; encoded by the exons atgagcgaggcagcAGCACACGATACCGCGACGGCGGCGACTATATGGACGACCGGGAGCGGCGACATCGCCACACCAGCAGCCGACACAAGGAACGCGGATACGACGATGAGCCCTCGGCCGCCACACGAGAACGACGGGAGCGCAGACGGGCAGAAGAGGCACGGCGGGAGGCAGACATGGACATTAATGAGCTGC CCCGTCAAGGAGAAGTCGCGGAGTAgcaaggagaaggaggtGCGACGGGACAGCTCGAAACGCACAAAGAAGAGGGACATTGTTGCTGATGACCGGGATGATTTTGTCTACGGGAAATCAAAGTCTAGAGGCCGCGTTGCTGAGGAGGTCCCTGTGAGACGGCCGTCAACCCGCAAGCGCAGTGAGGAGGGCGGGTCATCGAGCAGGACTGCTTATACTCCGCTGTCAGGTTCTGGATCGGCTTCTGTCCGCAGGGTCGAAATTCCGCCAGTGACCAG GACTACATCGATACGCGAGACACGCGAGGCACGTGAGACCAGAGAACCAAGAGAATCATCAAAAGCACATGCGTCGGCCAGACCGTCTGTGCGACGCACAGGCACTATCAAGTCGCCTGCtcaaccaccaccacctctTACCAGGACTCAGTCTGTCAAGGAAGCTGCCCGTCGTAGTACCGGGGGCATACTGTCAAGTTTCTTCAAGCCGTCGATATCACGCGCACCGTCTGCTGGAACTCACAAGGAGGAGAGGAG AGTTGACTGTCTAGTATGCATGAATGATGACCTCCCTCTCAACAAAACGGTCAAGCTTGCATGTGGACACCGCATGTGCTACTCATGTCTTAAGCGTCAATTCTCCCTCTCAGTCAAGGACCCGGCTCACATGCCACCACGATGCTGCACTTCAGAACACATCCCCCTCAAGTACGCGGACCGCCTCTTCGATGACAAGTTCAAGACACTTTGGAACAAAAAGTTCCAAGAGTACACCACGGCCAACCGCCTATACTGTCCCTCTAAAGGATGCGGCCAATGGGTCAAGCCATCAAAGATCAAAATGGATCCCACCTACGGCCGAAA TAAATTCCACACCAAGCGGGAATGTCCAAAGGATGAGGAGACCAACCGCGTCGTCGAGATGGCCAAGGAACAGGGTTGGCAGCGATGCTACAGCTGCAAGGCTGTGGTTGAGCTCAAGGAGGGTTGCAATCACATGACCTG CCGCTGTACTGCTCAATTTTGCATGGTCTGCGCAGCGCCCTGGAAGACATGCAGCTGCCCCTGGTTCAACTACGAACATATTCCCGACGACGATCGATTGAACGATATGCGCGTACCCCAACCCCGATACCCCGATATTGAAGTCATCGAAATTGCCGAGGAACCCCCTCTGGCTCGCCGCCCAAGCACCCGAGCCCGCGAACGTGTCGAGCGGGACCGCGAATTCGATCGCGGTGAACGAGTCATGTCTGCACACCTTCGTGATTCTCTCCACGTTCGCAACCCTACTCCAGCAATTTCCGAATCGCGCCGGACAGAGCCCGATATCCGCCTCTACGCCCTAGGCAATGCCGGTGGCCACCACATGAATGATTCGTACGCTATCCGCTCTATGCCTACCTCGGCCGCCCGCACCGCCGCCCGTATATCCACTCCCCGTACATCAACCCCCCGTACCTCGACCCCTAGAGCTTCGTTTTTTAGCAGCAGCAGTAGCCGCCGCGTTACCGCACCCGTTGCCGCCCCTGTTCCCATGCGTTCTGCCCCTGTTGCTGCCCCTGTTCCTATGCGTTCTGCCCCTTCGCCAGTGGTCACCTCTTCGACCATGGCCGGACTCTCAAAAGATGGAAGAAAAGTCGGTGCAAACCGAGTTGGGACATGGCTGAGCCATGTCCAGATCGACCCCGAAGCCACCACTACTGCGGCTAGGGATGTCGAAGTCGATGACTGGAGGTGCGATGGCACCATGATTGGCATTGACTAA
- a CDS encoding CCL1, Cdk activating kinase (CAK)-RNA polymerase II, with translation MQPSPLTNPLATVGQLETSGSQLDGIPPDLEDSIRFAGARLTQAAGILLRLPQEVIAQANVVFMRFWLGPEGGSLAEFGAEQVSAASLYLTTKLSAYPKSARSLVNVYAYLDSLPTTFFDQEQLQQKQDPLEYFVTEGTYERRRASLFTTEQRILRTLGFNVQVQLPYTLCITYLQALDVFTHPRASELAKRAIAYLNTALLSPQCLYLTHQLPVLATASIYLAARETGIKMPECEWWEVFDTDREVLGFLCVGMLSLEGFAAEEKKRWKGRKVPLSVDAVEREMKRRKEEVDG, from the coding sequence ATGCAGCCTTCACCTCTTACGAACCCATTGGCCACCGTCGGCCAGCTAGAGACGTCCGGCTCCCAGCTCGATGGCATTCCACCTGATCTCGAAGACTCGATACGCTTTGCCGGCGCCAGGCTCACACAAGCTGCGGGCATTTTGCTGAGGCTGCCACAAGAAGTCATTGCGCAGGCGAATGTTGTATTCATGCGATTCTGGCTTGGACCCGAGGGTGGAAGTCTCGCCGAGTTTGGCGCAGAGCAGGTCTCAGCAGCGTCGCTCTACCTCACAACCAAGCTCTCGGCCTATCCCAAGTCGGCACGGAGTCTCGTCAACGTATACGCGTACCTTGATTCACTTCCTACAACCTTCTTCGACCAGGAGCAGCTTCAGCAAAAGCAAGATCCACTGGAGTACTTTGTGACAGAAGGCACATACGAGCGCCGCCGCGCATCCCTCTTCACCACCGAACAACGCATCCTCCGTACCCTTGGCTTCAACGTACAAGTCCAACTCCCATACACGCTCTGTATAACATATCTGCAAGCTCTCGACGTCTTCACGCACCCCCGCGCCTCAGAGCTCGCCAAACGTGCAATCGCTTACTTGAACACTGCGCTTCTAAGCCCACAATGTCTTTACCTGACACATCAACTACCCGTACTGGCGACGGCAAGCATATACCTTGCGGCGAGAGAAACAGGCATCAAAATGCCAGAGTGCGAGTGGTGGGAGGTCTTTGATACAGACAGAGAGGTGTTGGGATTCTTGTGTGTGGGCATGTTGAGTTTGGAGGGATTCGCAGcggaggagaagaagagatgGAAGGGTAGAAAGGTACCACTGAGTGTCGACGCTGTCGAAAGAgagatgaagaggaggaaaGAGGAGGTGGATGGCTGA
- a CDS encoding Atrophin-1 multi-domain protein yields the protein MVCNDINLPSGPNVSWTDMLPPNQKPSSRRPARARYGRPVPQATPRTVARIQTIRSTLPYIKITLETRFQLQQIVLNNGSYCLHCTPRGVTGHCDPTCPLLRPTDKEFVSYWCEYDDPWLGRIETDVAAYQKIIDDMEARGTQVCPPTVGKWECGVAKLMEGCLVTTEQEEKDGWPEIERKEYDEQLLENHAAWRFEEAWGKGPDCEIGVAPEEVAGAKRELP from the coding sequence ATGGTATGCAACGATATCAACCTTCCATCCGGACCCAACGTATCATGGACAGACATGCTCCCACCTAACCAAAAGCCTTCTTCACGCCGCCCAGCCCGCGCACGCTACGGACGCCCTGTCCCACAAGCAACCCCCCGTACGGTAGCCCGCATCCAAACCATCCGCTCAACACTACCCTACATCAAAATCACTCTCGAAACGCGCTTCCAACTTCAACAAATCGTCCTAAACAACGGTTCCTACTGTCTCCACTGCACTCCCCGCGGTGTGACAGGTCACTGCGACCCTACATGCCCCCTCCTTCGTCCCACTGACAAAGAATTCGTTAGCTACTGGTGCGAATACGACGACCCCTGGCTCGGTCGCATAGAAACCGATGTCGCCGCCTACCAAAAAATCATCGATGATATGGAGGCGCGTGGCACGCAGGTTTGTCCGCCCACAGTTGGCAAGTGGGAGTGTGGTGTGGCAAAGCTGATGGAGGGGTGTTTGGTGACTACAGAGCAGGAGGAGAAGGACGGGTGGCCGGAGATTGAGAGAAAGGAGTATGATGAGCAGCTATTGGAAAACCATGCTGCGTGGCGGTTTGAGGAGGCTTGGGGGAAGGGGCCGGATTGTGAGATTGGGGTTGCGCCTGAGGAGGTGGCTGGCGCGAAGCGTGAGTTGCCCTAA
- a CDS encoding TrbL, Type IV secretory pathway, TrbL component, whose translation MRFSLTSTLVVTLAASATANSWFGGAVYDKWHETELERWLSDHGIPHPSPSDRKNLQSTVKANWNDKVVSPYTSWDVPTLTNYLSLKGQQAKKGTEKDAKSLAEQVKVYWTETEDSANQAYGSVKDWIFDSWSDSQLKAFADKHGIPVPQPRQRDSLLAAVRDNYQSAAEKAKETANYPGDWLYDSWSDSDLKTWFDERGYNVPQPNTRDSMIAALRRQSRLAGQQAQGAYASVSSAAANAQQSLSDALLDSWSDSQIKEWADKNGIKVPQGSKRNELLALARKHRARLYGDSASASAGSLSASGASAYGAATSNVGSQYAAATGGFAYYTDLVKQQIGLAQASATSATSAAGASASSLSGAAAKSASASSSSISKAAASANSAASKSASSASSVASKSAKSGYDAAASSASSAKQEL comes from the exons ATGAGGTTCTCCCTTACCTCCACCCTTGTGGTGACGCTTGCTGCTTCGGCGACGGCTAACAGCTGGTTTGGAGGCGCTG TCTACGACAAATGGCATGAGACTGAGCTGGAGCGCTGGCTCAGCGACCATGGCATCCCTCACCCCAGCCCCTCTGACCGCAAGAACCTCCAATCGACCGTCAAGGCCAACTGGAACGACAAGGTCGTCTCTCCCTACACCAGCTGGGATGTTCCCACGCTCACCAACTACCTGAGCCTCAAGGGCCAACAGGCGAAGAAGGGCACCGAGAAGGATGCTAAGAGCCTCGCCGAACAGGTCAAGGTGTACTGGACCGAGACTGAGGACTCTGCGAACCAGGCCTATGGTAGTGTTAAGGACTGGATCTTCGACAG CTGGTCCGACTCTCAGCTCAAGGCCTTTGCCGACAAGCACGGCATTCCCGTTCCCCAGCCCCGCCAGCGTGACTCCCTTCTTGCCGCTGTCCGTGACAACTACCAGTCCGCTGCTGAGAAGGCCAAGGAAACCGCCAACTACCCCGGCGACTGGCTTTACGATTCTTGGTCTGACTCTGACCTCAAGACATGGTTCGACGAGCGTGGCTACAATGTCCCCCAGCCCAACACCCGCGACTCGATGATTGCTGCTCTTCGCCGTCAGTCTCGTCTTGCTGGCCAGCAGGCACAGGGTGCTTACGCTTCCGTCTCTTCTGCTGCCGCCAACGCTCAGCAGAGCCTCAGCGATGCTCTCCTCGACTCTTGGTCTGATAGCCAGATCAAGGAGTGGGCTGACAAGAACGGCATCAAGGTTCCCCAGGGTTCCAAGCGTAACGAgcttcttgcccttgcccGCAAGCACCGTGCTCGTCTCTATGGTGACAGcgcctctgcctctgctGGATCTCTCTCCGCCTCTGGTGCTTCCGCTTATGGCGCTGCCACCTCCAACGTTGGAAGCCAGTACGCTGCCGCTACCGGTGGCTTTGCCTACTACACCGACTTGGTCAAGCAGCAGATTGGTCTTGCTCAAGCCAGCGCCACCTCCGCTACTTCTGCTGCTGGAGCCAGCGCGAGCTCTCTCAGCGGTGCTGCCGCCAAGTCTGCCTCCGCATCCTCGTCTTCCATCTCCAAGGCTGCCGCTAGCGCCAACTCTGCTGCCTCCAAGTCTGCTTCCAGTGCTTCTTCAGTTGCTTCCAAGTCTGCGAAGAGCGGATACGATGCGGCTGCCTCCAGTGCCAGCTCTGCCAAGCAGGAGTTGTAA